From Lysinibacillus sp. SGAir0095, the proteins below share one genomic window:
- a CDS encoding DUF881 domain-containing protein translates to MTNKIVTRITVVSFIVGVMIAVQYNTVQNPTTRDTRDIWAIRQELSEEKENHSQLLKEIASYNEFIKQYEDDDAESQAVLLNNTVDDLKRQIGLLSVSGPGLVLEITPATELIQFGYEIEPISADLLIRLVNEIYRYDGLYIEIDGQRLTHTSAIRDINGVTNVNSVPIDETNIDIKIITETFEKAEKLYGYLFASPFRDDFYLDNLNLNINEAQENITISEFDGQLSTDFLVEDNEGE, encoded by the coding sequence ATGACAAATAAAATAGTTACCCGAATAACGGTTGTATCATTTATTGTAGGTGTTATGATTGCTGTTCAATATAATACTGTTCAAAATCCTACGACAAGAGATACAAGGGATATTTGGGCTATAAGGCAGGAATTATCTGAAGAAAAAGAAAATCACTCACAATTGTTAAAAGAAATTGCTAGCTACAATGAATTTATCAAACAATACGAAGATGACGATGCGGAGAGTCAAGCTGTTCTATTAAATAACACAGTGGATGATCTTAAGCGTCAAATTGGCTTATTATCCGTAAGTGGTCCAGGACTTGTTTTAGAGATAACACCTGCTACGGAATTAATACAATTTGGTTATGAGATTGAACCTATTTCAGCTGATTTATTAATTCGATTAGTTAATGAAATTTATCGTTACGATGGCCTTTATATAGAAATTGATGGACAACGCCTTACGCATACATCGGCGATTCGAGATATCAATGGTGTAACAAACGTTAATAGTGTTCCGATTGATGAAACAAATATTGATATCAAGATTATCACTGAAACCTTCGAAAAAGCTGAAAAACTATATGGTTATTTATTCGCTTCGCCTTTTAGAGATGATTTTTACCTTGATAATTTAAATTTAAATATAAATGAAGCGCAAGAAAATATTACCATTTCAGAATTTGATGGACAATTATCAACAGATTTCTTAGTAGAAGATAACGAAGGGGAATAA
- a CDS encoding FtsW/RodA/SpoVE family cell cycle protein, translating into MKFTYKRLFIISAILLSLIGIIFIYSAGTYWSSMHYEGEMPFYLKQSIYLVLAIVVFLFITNMPIFTEEKTWIILYVISLLLLVLVLIPGVGLVRNGSQSWIGLGPLTIQPAEIVKITTLMYLSFLLSKVKNDERVVQLKHFLIIIIPCGLIMLQPDFGSVFILVVAAFILLFIARYPIKLYVGFIVIGVVGLVALIASAPYRLKRIEAFVNPWEDALGSGFQAVQSLLAIGPAGILGHGFQQSRQKFLYLPEPQNDFIFSIILEEIGFLGGCVVLALFAVFIYSGCGLAIQSLKSADFYAISALVGMVGFQAALNIGVVIGLIPVTGVTLPFISYGGTSLMIIWFVVAIIVSFANKSDIT; encoded by the coding sequence CTGAAGTTTACGTATAAGAGGCTCTTTATAATTTCTGCAATCTTACTGTCATTGATAGGAATTATTTTCATTTATTCTGCTGGTACATATTGGAGCTCTATGCATTATGAAGGGGAAATGCCCTTCTACCTAAAGCAAAGTATTTACTTAGTTCTAGCTATTGTCGTATTTCTGTTTATTACAAATATGCCGATTTTTACAGAAGAAAAGACTTGGATCATACTTTATGTCATTTCATTACTATTATTAGTGCTTGTTTTAATACCAGGTGTCGGTCTTGTGAGAAATGGTTCACAAAGCTGGATTGGTCTGGGTCCATTAACCATCCAACCAGCTGAGATAGTGAAAATTACGACTTTAATGTATTTAAGTTTTTTACTGAGTAAAGTAAAAAATGATGAACGGGTTGTACAACTGAAGCATTTTTTAATTATTATTATTCCTTGTGGATTAATTATGCTGCAGCCTGATTTTGGTTCGGTTTTTATATTAGTAGTAGCGGCATTTATTTTATTGTTCATAGCAAGGTATCCAATAAAATTATATGTCGGTTTTATAGTGATTGGTGTAGTAGGATTGGTTGCCTTGATAGCCTCAGCACCTTACCGGTTAAAGCGAATCGAAGCGTTTGTTAATCCTTGGGAAGATGCATTGGGAAGTGGCTTCCAAGCGGTTCAATCATTGCTTGCCATAGGACCGGCAGGGATACTAGGACATGGCTTTCAACAAAGTCGTCAAAAGTTTTTATATCTACCGGAGCCACAAAACGACTTTATTTTCTCCATTATATTGGAGGAAATTGGGTTTTTGGGTGGCTGTGTTGTATTAGCACTTTTTGCTGTATTTATTTATTCGGGGTGCGGACTGGCCATTCAATCATTGAAAAGCGCTGATTTTTATGCCATATCTGCTTTGGTTGGAATGGTTGGCTTCCAAGCGGCGTTAAATATCGGGGTTGTAATTGGATTGATTCCAGTAACTGGCGTGACATTACCATTCATCAGTTATGGTGGTACTTCACTGATGATTATCTGGTTTGTTGTGGCAATTATTGTTAGCTTTGCAAACAAAAGCGATATTACTTAA
- the murD gene encoding UDP-N-acetylmuramoyl-L-alanine--D-glutamate ligase: MIQYTKLQHKKVLVLGLAKSGVAAAELLHDLGAFVTVNDSKPFDENPQAQGLLEKGITVICGRHPEDLLDEGFELLVKNPGIPYSNPIVDDAVKRGIQVITEVELAYLVSEAPIIGITGTNGKTTTTTLIFEMLNSGGKNPLIAGNIGTVACGVAASATDQNVIVTELSSFQLMGTNEFKPKIAILTNLYDAHLDYHGTFEDYAEAKFNITRNQDETDWLIYNAEQEIVKEYAAKSNAQKIPFSSNGHSNEGISADDTTIYWQGEVFLERVNIALPGKHNLENILAALAACILYGCDKEALVEVLRTFTGVRHRTQFVRDWNGRKIYNDSKATNCLATKVALEAFTQPTVLLAGGLDRNHSFEELRSSMRNVKSVVAFGQTRERFIEFAKSCGVEETVIAENVEDAVSKAASISERGDVILLSPACASWDQYKSFEIRGDLFIDAVMKL, encoded by the coding sequence ATGATTCAATATACAAAATTACAACATAAAAAAGTGTTAGTACTTGGCTTAGCGAAAAGTGGAGTAGCTGCAGCAGAACTGCTTCATGACTTAGGTGCTTTCGTTACGGTAAATGATTCAAAGCCCTTTGATGAAAATCCACAGGCACAAGGCCTTTTGGAGAAAGGGATTACGGTTATTTGTGGAAGACATCCAGAGGATTTGCTAGATGAAGGATTTGAACTGCTCGTTAAGAATCCAGGTATTCCATATTCAAATCCAATCGTGGATGATGCAGTAAAACGTGGAATCCAGGTAATAACAGAAGTAGAACTAGCTTATTTAGTAAGTGAGGCACCAATTATTGGAATTACAGGGACAAATGGAAAAACGACGACTACTACTCTTATATTTGAAATGTTGAATAGTGGAGGGAAGAATCCACTAATTGCCGGAAATATTGGCACCGTTGCTTGCGGGGTAGCTGCTAGTGCAACTGACCAGAATGTAATTGTTACTGAACTATCCTCTTTCCAATTAATGGGGACAAATGAATTTAAACCAAAAATTGCAATTTTAACGAACCTATATGATGCCCACTTAGATTACCACGGGACATTTGAGGACTATGCAGAGGCTAAATTTAATATTACAAGAAATCAAGATGAAACAGATTGGTTGATCTATAATGCAGAGCAAGAGATTGTGAAGGAGTATGCGGCTAAATCGAATGCGCAAAAAATTCCATTTAGCTCAAATGGACATTCAAATGAGGGAATTAGCGCAGATGATACGACGATTTATTGGCAGGGTGAAGTATTTTTAGAAAGAGTAAATATTGCACTTCCCGGGAAACATAATTTAGAAAATATATTAGCTGCACTGGCTGCATGTATTTTATATGGCTGTGATAAAGAGGCGTTAGTAGAAGTATTAAGAACATTTACTGGCGTTCGTCACCGTACACAGTTTGTACGTGATTGGAATGGACGAAAAATCTACAATGACTCAAAAGCAACAAATTGTTTAGCAACAAAAGTTGCTTTAGAAGCTTTTACACAACCAACAGTTTTACTGGCTGGTGGATTAGATCGCAATCACTCATTTGAGGAGCTGCGTTCTTCTATGAGAAATGTAAAAAGTGTTGTAGCCTTTGGTCAAACACGGGAAAGATTTATTGAATTTGCGAAATCTTGTGGAGTAGAAGAAACCGTGATAGCTGAAAACGTTGAAGATGCAGTGTCAAAAGCAGCTTCTATTTCAGAAAGAGGGGATGTAATATTATTATCCCCTGCATGTGCAAGTTGGGATCAGTACAAAAGCTTTGAAATTAGAGGCGATTTATTCATTGATGCTGTTATGAAGCTATAA
- a CDS encoding stage V sporulation protein D has product MKWISTISKNRLKLIVYGFILFGLAVVIRLFYVQVIQHDKLTELAKENWDREIPFASERGEIVDRNGEVIVTNKLAPTLYFMPAQNDNIEEAANQIASVLDLDAKKLFEKMNTREYLVKLEKNITYEQAVKIQGLKIGGLYSGADYVRHYPYGDLLSRFIGFTGYDTQGLAGMEYQYNKVLTSKKAAIRLFTDAQGNSLPHVDDEWREGDAGATVELTIDLDVQKVVERELSQAMEKYDADQALAMAMNVNTGEILALSSYPTYDPANYSEVDQSIYNRNLPVWMTYEPGSTFKIITLSAALEEGVVDLEKDTFYDKGYVMVEDSRLRCWKREGHGSETFLEVVENSCNPGFIEMGQRVGSEKLLQYIKDFGFGETTGSNIPGEASGILFSKEAFGPVEHATTSFGQGIAVTPIQQIQAVAASVNGGKLFTPYVVSKVVDSESGKTIIENKPELKRTVISEETSAQVRNALESVVANGSGRAAFRDGLRIGGKTGTAQKVVDGRYKDGEYIVSFIGFAPADNPEVVVYVAIDNPKSSTVFGSTIAAPIVGQIIEDIAPTVGIEVDREGQMEKQYRWGDPITDKVPNLVGYSVDEIAKLQYPFKMEIHGEGNIIKAQLPEPDNILEQDGTIHLYLDEKN; this is encoded by the coding sequence ATGAAGTGGATATCGACCATTTCAAAGAATCGATTGAAGTTAATTGTTTATGGTTTTATACTTTTTGGTTTAGCAGTAGTAATAAGGTTATTTTATGTCCAAGTCATCCAGCATGATAAGCTTACAGAATTGGCAAAGGAAAATTGGGATAGGGAAATTCCATTTGCATCAGAAAGAGGAGAAATTGTAGACCGGAATGGGGAAGTCATTGTAACGAATAAATTAGCCCCGACGCTTTATTTTATGCCTGCACAGAACGATAATATTGAAGAAGCAGCAAATCAAATCGCTTCGGTGTTAGACCTAGATGCAAAAAAGTTATTTGAGAAAATGAACACACGAGAATATTTAGTTAAACTTGAAAAAAATATTACGTACGAACAAGCAGTTAAAATTCAAGGTCTAAAAATAGGTGGGCTATATAGCGGTGCAGATTATGTACGCCATTATCCTTATGGAGACTTATTATCACGATTCATAGGATTTACTGGCTATGACACACAGGGTCTTGCAGGTATGGAATATCAATATAATAAGGTGTTAACATCAAAAAAAGCAGCTATTCGGCTCTTTACGGATGCACAAGGAAATTCCCTCCCTCATGTGGATGATGAATGGCGTGAAGGTGATGCAGGTGCAACGGTAGAACTAACTATTGATCTGGACGTTCAAAAGGTAGTAGAAAGAGAACTATCTCAAGCGATGGAAAAATATGATGCAGACCAAGCATTAGCTATGGCGATGAATGTGAATACTGGTGAAATATTAGCATTATCATCCTACCCTACATATGATCCTGCTAATTATTCAGAGGTAGATCAATCCATATATAACCGAAATCTACCGGTTTGGATGACCTACGAGCCGGGTTCTACTTTTAAAATCATTACTTTAAGTGCAGCACTTGAGGAAGGTGTTGTAGACTTAGAGAAGGATACGTTTTATGACAAAGGTTATGTAATGGTTGAGGACTCTCGACTACGATGCTGGAAGCGTGAGGGACACGGTAGTGAAACTTTTTTAGAGGTGGTAGAGAACTCTTGTAACCCTGGCTTTATCGAGATGGGACAACGGGTAGGCTCTGAAAAGCTTCTACAATATATAAAAGACTTCGGATTTGGTGAAACTACTGGTTCAAATATTCCAGGCGAAGCCTCAGGAATACTTTTTTCAAAAGAAGCTTTTGGTCCAGTGGAACATGCAACAACCTCCTTCGGTCAAGGGATTGCTGTAACACCAATTCAACAAATCCAAGCTGTGGCAGCAAGCGTAAATGGCGGGAAATTATTTACACCTTATGTTGTATCAAAAGTGGTTGATTCTGAATCTGGTAAAACAATAATTGAAAATAAGCCGGAATTGAAACGAACAGTAATAAGTGAAGAAACTTCAGCACAGGTTCGTAATGCCCTAGAATCAGTAGTTGCTAATGGTTCTGGTAGAGCTGCCTTCCGTGATGGGCTTCGTATTGGTGGAAAAACAGGTACTGCACAAAAAGTAGTAGATGGTCGTTATAAAGACGGAGAATATATCGTATCATTTATAGGTTTTGCTCCTGCTGATAATCCTGAAGTGGTTGTTTATGTGGCTATCGACAATCCAAAGAGCTCTACAGTATTTGGTAGTACAATTGCTGCACCAATCGTTGGACAAATTATTGAGGATATTGCTCCGACAGTGGGCATAGAGGTAGATCGTGAAGGTCAAATGGAAAAACAATATCGTTGGGGAGACCCAATTACTGATAAAGTGCCAAATTTAGTAGGCTATTCAGTGGATGAAATTGCGAAATTGCAGTATCCATTTAAAATGGAAATACATGGTGAAGGGAATATTATAAAAGCTCAATTACCTGAACCAGACAATATTCTAGAACAAGATGGGACAATACATCTGTATTTGGACGAAAAAAATTAG
- a CDS encoding cell division protein FtsQ/DivIB: MDKVIDIEERIPTLREKRRKRTNFKFIFLLVLFLATLFLLLYFQSPYSEIKKVEVIGAGLVESDVYEKQSNLQTGDSMWGFKINDIEDSIRDYHWVKDVTVKRKWLTTVQISIQEWEKVAYISLDNELYPMLENGDVLKEVSSLEPIDAPLFLEFEDEKLRKKLLTELAKLDPTVLSLISQINSTPSSSDPYAITLYMNDGYEVRAEVNTLAEKLDYYPSIVAQIESVGSNEKGIIDIEVGSYYRSYLDEYAQFDFNIDESGEAVIEEQEVMDDEETTSE; this comes from the coding sequence ATGGATAAAGTAATTGATATTGAAGAACGTATCCCAACCCTAAGGGAAAAAAGAAGAAAAAGAACAAATTTTAAATTTATCTTCTTACTTGTATTATTCTTAGCAACATTATTTTTACTCCTTTACTTTCAATCTCCGTATAGCGAAATCAAAAAAGTGGAAGTGATTGGTGCTGGGTTGGTAGAGTCGGATGTTTATGAGAAACAATCCAATCTACAAACTGGAGATTCGATGTGGGGATTCAAAATAAATGATATTGAGGACAGTATCAGGGACTACCATTGGGTAAAGGATGTTACCGTAAAAAGAAAATGGCTAACTACCGTTCAAATTTCAATACAAGAATGGGAAAAAGTAGCTTATATTTCCCTTGATAATGAACTTTACCCTATGTTAGAAAATGGTGATGTTTTAAAAGAAGTAAGTAGCTTGGAACCAATTGATGCACCTTTATTTTTGGAATTTGAAGATGAAAAATTGAGGAAAAAATTGTTAACGGAGCTCGCAAAGTTAGATCCAACGGTATTATCGTTAATCTCTCAAATCAATTCAACACCGTCAAGCAGCGATCCATATGCGATTACCCTTTACATGAATGATGGCTATGAGGTTCGAGCCGAGGTTAATACATTAGCTGAAAAGTTGGATTATTATCCTTCAATTGTAGCTCAAATTGAAAGTGTAGGGAGTAATGAAAAGGGAATAATTGATATAGAAGTAGGGTCATATTACAGATCGTATTTGGATGAATATGCACAATTTGATTTTAATATTGATGAATCTGGTGAAGCGGTGATCGAAGAACAGGAAGTGATGGATGATGAAGAAACCACTTCAGAGTAA
- a CDS encoding DUF881 domain-containing protein: protein MKKPLQSKKYNKFTRKQLIILIVCITTGFIIGYSYKLTKNHEKINNSYIDQEESFREDLIEQQERNKELAEELNELQNQLREYEKSFGENEVEYEHLIEEAEKLRLMLGVIPAQGQGIQVTLKDNEYNPNSSNPNEYIVHESHVLSVINELKISGAESIAINGQRLKSNSYIRCNGPVITIDDKQYPAPFVIEAVGDSKTLVSSLKIVGGVFDQLLSDNIVVTIEEKNLIQMPSLTEET from the coding sequence ATGAAGAAACCACTTCAGAGTAAAAAATACAACAAATTTACAAGAAAGCAGCTCATCATACTAATTGTATGTATCACAACAGGATTTATTATCGGTTATTCGTATAAATTAACAAAAAATCATGAAAAAATTAATAATTCTTATATAGACCAAGAAGAATCCTTTCGAGAAGATTTGATTGAACAGCAGGAGAGAAACAAAGAATTAGCAGAGGAACTCAATGAATTGCAAAATCAACTGAGAGAATATGAAAAATCCTTTGGAGAAAATGAAGTTGAATATGAACATTTAATTGAAGAAGCTGAAAAATTACGATTAATGCTAGGAGTAATTCCAGCGCAGGGACAAGGAATTCAGGTTACCCTTAAGGATAACGAATATAATCCTAACTCCAGCAACCCGAATGAATATATTGTACATGAGAGCCATGTACTATCTGTAATTAATGAATTGAAAATTTCAGGAGCAGAAAGTATTGCAATAAATGGACAAAGGTTAAAATCGAATTCGTATATCAGATGTAATGGACCAGTTATTACGATTGATGATAAACAGTATCCTGCACCATTTGTGATTGAAGCAGTTGGTGATTCTAAAACACTTGTATCATCATTAAAAATCGTTGGAGGAGTATTCGACCAATTATTGAGTGATAATATTGTCGTGACAATAGAGGAGAAAAATCTGATTCAAATGCCTTCATTAACTGAAGAGACGTAA
- the ftsA gene encoding cell division protein FtsA, with translation MNHQDIYISLDIGSSSIKVLIGEITDNQLHVIGVGNVKSNGIRKGAIVDIDATVQSIKKAIEQAERMTGIKINEVVLGIPANQTTLQPVKGVVAVNSENREITDEDLDRVIESAQVMSIPPERELVNIIPRQFIVDNLDEIKDPRGMIGIRLEMDATMITTSKTLVHNVLRCVERAGLQIREIYLQPLAAGFFALTEDEKNQGTAFIDLGGGSTTVAVFEDGLLARTGVIPVGGEHITKDLSIVLKTPTEQAEIIKKQFGHAFYEDASDEEIFEVPVSGTDVMDQYSQKFISEIIGVRLEELFELVLDELARLGVRDLPGGVVLTGGVAQLEGIAQLARQVMQTRVRIYTPDYIGVRESAYTTAVGLIRYANLEDEFYGRSPVQAPAYATVGAGTTPPKKQSTPVEKESNNTNKTSVINKAKKLFDKFFE, from the coding sequence ATGAATCACCAGGATATTTATATATCACTAGACATTGGTTCATCTTCTATTAAAGTTTTGATAGGAGAGATTACAGATAACCAATTACACGTAATTGGTGTTGGTAATGTAAAATCGAACGGTATACGTAAAGGCGCAATCGTTGATATAGATGCAACTGTACAATCGATAAAAAAAGCGATTGAACAAGCAGAACGTATGACAGGAATTAAAATAAACGAGGTAGTACTAGGTATACCCGCAAATCAAACAACACTTCAGCCAGTAAAAGGTGTGGTAGCTGTCAATAGCGAAAACCGTGAAATTACTGATGAAGACTTAGACAGAGTTATTGAATCCGCACAAGTGATGTCAATTCCACCTGAAAGAGAGCTTGTAAATATTATCCCTAGACAATTCATTGTCGATAATCTCGATGAAATCAAAGATCCACGTGGTATGATTGGTATTCGTTTAGAGATGGATGCTACAATGATTACAACTTCGAAAACTCTCGTTCATAACGTTTTACGTTGTGTTGAACGAGCTGGTTTGCAAATAAGAGAAATCTATTTACAACCATTGGCAGCAGGATTTTTCGCCTTAACGGAAGACGAGAAAAACCAAGGGACAGCCTTTATCGATTTAGGAGGAGGCTCCACAACCGTTGCAGTTTTTGAAGATGGCTTACTTGCAAGAACAGGAGTTATCCCTGTTGGTGGCGAACATATTACAAAAGATTTATCAATTGTACTTAAAACACCAACTGAACAAGCAGAAATTATAAAGAAACAGTTTGGACATGCATTTTATGAAGATGCTTCAGACGAAGAAATTTTCGAAGTACCAGTTTCTGGCACAGATGTTATGGATCAATATAGTCAAAAATTTATTTCAGAAATTATCGGTGTACGTCTTGAAGAATTATTCGAACTAGTTTTAGATGAATTAGCTCGTTTAGGAGTCCGTGATTTACCTGGCGGAGTAGTCCTTACAGGTGGTGTTGCTCAACTAGAGGGAATTGCACAACTTGCTCGTCAAGTTATGCAAACACGTGTAAGAATTTATACTCCAGACTATATAGGTGTTCGTGAATCAGCTTATACAACTGCTGTAGGGTTAATACGTTATGCGAATTTAGAGGATGAATTTTATGGTAGAAGTCCAGTTCAGGCACCTGCATATGCAACAGTTGGAGCTGGAACAACACCTCCTAAAAAACAATCTACTCCAGTAGAAAAAGAAAGCAACAATACAAACAAAACAAGCGTAATTAATAAAGCTAAGAAACTATTCGATAAGTTTTTCGAATAA
- the ftsZ gene encoding cell division protein FtsZ produces the protein MLEFDTNIDQLANIKVIGVGGGGNNAVNRMIEHGVQGVDFIAVNTDAQALNLSKAEYRLQIGNKLTRGLGAGANPEVGKKAAEESREQIEEVLRGADMVFVTAGMGGGTGTGAAPVIASIARDLGALTVGVVTRPFSFEGRKRQTQAIGGIAAMKEAVDTLIVIPNDKLLQIVDKSTPMLEAFREADNVLRQGVQGISDLIATPGLINLDFADVKTIMSDKGSALMGIGIATGENRATEAAKKAISSPLLETSIDGAKGVIMNITGGSNLSLFEVQEAADIVASASDEEVNMIFGSVINENLNDEIIVTVIATGFSDDILTQPQRQNNTRPMGTMRGGQAQAQPQAPIRERVQEQPVQHQQEPQRQVQQQQDDVLEIPTFLRNRRNR, from the coding sequence ATGTTAGAATTTGATACGAATATAGACCAACTAGCTAATATCAAGGTCATTGGTGTCGGCGGTGGCGGTAATAACGCAGTAAATAGAATGATTGAGCACGGTGTACAAGGTGTTGACTTTATTGCCGTAAATACTGATGCACAAGCTTTAAATCTATCAAAGGCAGAATATAGATTACAGATTGGCAATAAGTTAACAAGAGGCCTTGGGGCAGGTGCAAACCCAGAAGTAGGTAAAAAAGCAGCTGAAGAGAGCCGTGAGCAAATCGAAGAAGTTCTTCGTGGAGCAGATATGGTATTCGTAACTGCTGGTATGGGTGGAGGTACTGGAACAGGTGCTGCACCAGTTATTGCTTCAATTGCTCGTGATTTAGGAGCGTTAACTGTTGGTGTAGTAACACGCCCATTCTCTTTTGAAGGACGCAAACGCCAAACACAAGCAATCGGTGGTATTGCAGCAATGAAGGAAGCGGTTGATACGTTAATCGTAATTCCAAATGATAAATTACTGCAAATTGTTGATAAAAGCACTCCAATGCTTGAGGCATTCCGTGAGGCAGACAATGTACTTCGACAAGGGGTACAAGGTATTTCAGACTTAATCGCTACGCCAGGTCTTATTAACCTTGACTTTGCAGATGTAAAAACAATCATGTCCGACAAAGGTTCTGCATTAATGGGAATCGGTATTGCAACTGGTGAGAACCGTGCAACGGAAGCAGCGAAAAAAGCGATTTCGAGCCCATTACTTGAAACTTCAATCGATGGAGCAAAAGGCGTTATCATGAACATTACTGGTGGATCAAATCTAAGCTTATTTGAAGTACAAGAGGCAGCAGATATTGTTGCATCTGCTTCAGATGAAGAAGTAAACATGATCTTCGGTTCGGTTATTAACGAAAACCTTAACGATGAAATTATCGTTACTGTCATCGCAACAGGCTTTTCTGATGATATCCTAACTCAGCCACAACGCCAAAATAACACTCGTCCGATGGGAACTATGCGAGGTGGACAAGCTCAAGCTCAACCACAAGCACCAATTCGTGAACGTGTACAAGAGCAACCTGTTCAGCATCAACAAGAGCCACAAAGACAGGTACAACAACAGCAAGATGATGTATTAGAAATTCCAACATTCTTACGTAACCGTCGTAATCGATAA
- the mraY gene encoding phospho-N-acetylmuramoyl-pentapeptide-transferase: MTITTTITILAISFIVSVVLAPILIPILRRMKFGQSIREEGPQSHMKKAGTPTMGGIIFLISIIATTVIVGNMSDIFTTQSVVIILVLAGFGLIGFLDDGIKVIFKRNLGLTSLQKLIGQIIISIAAFLLLRLGSFDTSISIPFTEFSIDLGILYVGFLIFWLVGFSNAVNLTDGLDGLVAGTASIAFTAFGVIALFNGQADVALFTFAVTGALLGFLLFNANPAKVFMGDTGSLALGGALALVSILVKAELLLLLIGLVFVVETLSVILQVASFKLRGKRIFKMSPIHHHFELSGWSERKVVGVFWSTALVVALIAVVSEALL; the protein is encoded by the coding sequence ATGACAATTACAACAACAATAACCATTCTAGCAATTTCATTTATCGTTTCAGTGGTTTTGGCACCGATTTTAATCCCAATACTTCGTCGAATGAAATTTGGACAGAGTATTCGAGAAGAGGGTCCACAATCACATATGAAAAAAGCTGGAACACCAACGATGGGTGGCATAATTTTTTTAATCTCGATTATTGCTACAACGGTAATTGTTGGAAATATGTCTGACATATTTACGACTCAATCTGTCGTAATCATCCTAGTCTTAGCTGGTTTTGGTTTGATCGGATTTTTGGATGATGGCATTAAAGTCATTTTTAAACGTAATTTAGGACTAACATCGCTGCAAAAATTAATCGGTCAAATAATTATCTCGATTGCTGCATTTCTACTATTACGACTTGGATCTTTCGATACCTCAATAAGTATACCGTTTACAGAGTTTTCTATTGATTTAGGGATTTTATATGTTGGTTTTTTAATCTTCTGGTTGGTAGGCTTCTCTAATGCTGTGAATTTAACTGATGGATTGGATGGTCTAGTTGCTGGTACTGCATCCATTGCCTTTACCGCATTCGGAGTTATCGCTTTGTTCAATGGCCAAGCCGATGTTGCGTTATTTACGTTTGCCGTAACAGGTGCACTTTTAGGGTTTTTACTATTTAATGCAAATCCTGCAAAGGTATTTATGGGGGATACGGGCTCTTTAGCTTTAGGTGGGGCCCTTGCCCTTGTATCCATTCTAGTAAAAGCAGAACTACTATTATTGTTAATTGGCTTAGTGTTTGTCGTTGAAACATTATCAGTTATCTTACAAGTAGCAAGCTTTAAACTACGTGGAAAACGAATCTTTAAAATGAGCCCAATTCACCACCATTTTGAACTGTCTGGTTGGTCCGAGCGTAAAGTGGTAGGCGTCTTTTGGTCAACGGCATTGGTTGTTGCATTAATTGCAGTAGTATCGGAGGCATTGCTATGA
- a CDS encoding small basic family protein: protein MWLPLLGLILGLSLGLLTDIQIPAIYENYLSIAVLAALDTLFGGIRANLQQVYDDKVFLSGFFFNIVLAAGLAFLGVHLGVDLYLAAIFAFGVRLFQNIAVIRRILIAKWEERHIKKDENTV, encoded by the coding sequence ATGTGGTTACCATTATTAGGATTAATATTAGGCTTGAGTTTAGGGTTGTTAACCGATATTCAAATTCCCGCTATATATGAAAATTATCTATCAATTGCTGTATTAGCAGCGTTAGATACTCTATTTGGTGGGATTAGAGCAAATTTACAGCAAGTATATGACGATAAAGTATTCTTGTCAGGTTTTTTCTTTAATATAGTACTTGCAGCTGGACTAGCATTTTTAGGTGTACATCTAGGTGTTGACCTTTACTTGGCAGCAATTTTTGCCTTTGGTGTCCGATTATTCCAAAATATTGCAGTCATTCGACGAATTTTGATAGCAAAATGGGAAGAGAGACATATAAAAAAGGATGAAAATACAGTATAA